The following proteins are co-located in the bacterium genome:
- the flgG gene encoding flagellar basal-body rod protein FlgG — protein sequence MLRAMTSAASGMKAQQTNIDAIANNLANVNTVGYKRSHAEFQDLLYESVVPAGRGSGESEPTRVEVGHGVKLVATNKIFTQGLISQTQNPLDLMIEGDGFFQVRLPDGSIGYSRDGSFKLDADRNVVTSTGYRLEPAVQVPLDATDIYVARDGTVSVLLAGDTSTVQDLAQIELAKFANAAGLSSRGGNIYQESPNSGKALVSRAGSDGLGEIASGFLEMSNVETVEELVKMITAQRAYELNARTISMADEMMQTVNQMKR from the coding sequence ATGTTGAGAGCCATGACCAGCGCGGCGTCGGGCATGAAGGCGCAACAGACCAACATCGACGCCATCGCCAACAACCTGGCCAACGTCAACACCGTGGGCTACAAGCGCAGCCATGCCGAATTCCAGGACCTGCTCTACGAATCCGTGGTGCCGGCGGGACGCGGCTCGGGTGAATCGGAACCGACGCGCGTGGAAGTGGGCCACGGCGTGAAGCTCGTGGCGACCAACAAGATCTTCACCCAGGGATTGATCTCCCAGACCCAGAACCCGCTCGACCTGATGATCGAGGGCGACGGCTTCTTCCAGGTGCGGCTGCCCGACGGCTCCATCGGCTACTCGCGCGACGGCTCCTTCAAGCTGGACGCGGACCGCAACGTCGTGACCTCGACCGGCTACCGGCTGGAACCGGCCGTCCAGGTGCCGCTGGACGCCACGGACATCTACGTGGCGCGCGACGGCACCGTGTCGGTGCTGCTGGCCGGTGACACCTCGACGGTGCAGGACCTGGCGCAAATCGAACTGGCCAAGTTCGCCAACGCCGCGGGCTTGTCCAGCCGAGGCGGCAACATCTACCAGGAGTCGCCCAACAGCGGCAAGGCACTGGTAAGCCGCGCCGGCAGCGATGGTCTGGGCGAGATCGCCTCCGGATTCCTGGAGATGAGCAACGTGGAAACGGTCGAGGAACTGGTCAAGATGATCACCGCACAGAGGGCTTACGAGCTGAACGCGCGCACCATCTCGATGGCCGACGAGATGATGCAGACGGTCAACCAGATGAAGAGGTAG
- the flgA gene encoding flagellar basal body P-ring formation chaperone FlgA: MLRLFIFLFSASLLTAQTAQAWVLELAPHVTLDRPVVRLADVLAAEAPTTAGALVLRTGGKPGEVVEISRAAILRRLVSERLAGDVVCRGPESCRITFAGRQIAVAELEKCLLAELGNWLPSDPDRAPAGWVEVNSELPGATMDGDWRLELVEPARLDPGRNLVRCRIVGGGRVIRFTATVTCHIYGEVARVLTNVNEDDPLAEGLFVWEWRDLTQVAPGRVVGRGAVAGMSARGHLAAGEPLRLADIHSEPLVRQGETVELCLDRGGVAVTLRGTAREDGVQGAMVYVRNELDGRLIRARVTGQGRVSWSR; encoded by the coding sequence GTGTTGCGCCTGTTCATATTTCTCTTTTCAGCGAGCCTGCTGACAGCCCAGACCGCGCAGGCGTGGGTGCTGGAACTGGCGCCGCACGTGACGCTGGACCGGCCCGTCGTCCGCCTGGCGGACGTGCTGGCCGCGGAGGCGCCGACGACCGCCGGCGCCCTGGTGCTGCGCACCGGCGGCAAACCGGGCGAGGTCGTCGAGATCAGCCGCGCCGCGATACTGCGCAGGTTGGTGTCGGAACGCCTGGCCGGGGACGTCGTCTGCCGGGGACCGGAGAGCTGCAGGATCACCTTCGCCGGCCGGCAGATCGCAGTCGCAGAACTGGAGAAGTGCCTGCTGGCCGAGCTCGGCAACTGGCTCCCGAGCGATCCCGACCGCGCCCCGGCCGGCTGGGTCGAGGTGAACAGCGAGTTGCCGGGTGCCACGATGGACGGCGATTGGCGGCTGGAGCTCGTCGAGCCGGCCCGCCTGGACCCCGGCCGCAACCTGGTCCGTTGCCGCATCGTCGGCGGCGGCCGGGTGATCCGTTTCACGGCCACCGTGACCTGTCATATCTACGGCGAGGTGGCGCGGGTGCTGACCAACGTGAACGAGGACGATCCCCTCGCCGAGGGGCTGTTCGTCTGGGAGTGGCGGGATCTCACGCAGGTGGCGCCAGGCCGGGTCGTGGGACGCGGCGCCGTCGCCGGCATGTCGGCTCGCGGTCACCTCGCCGCCGGCGAGCCCCTGCGCCTGGCGGACATCCACTCCGAGCCGCTGGTCCGGCAGGGGGAGACCGTGGAACTGTGCCTGGACCGCGGCGGTGTCGCCGTGACCTTGCGCGGGACGGCGCGCGAGGACGGCGTCCAGGGAGCAATGGTCTACGTACGCAACGAATTGGACGGCCGGCTGATACGCGCCCGGGTCACCGGGCAGGGCCGGGTGTCCTGGAGCAGGTGA
- a CDS encoding flagellar basal body L-ring protein FlgH: protein MRMSKYGWLIALAALALAALCAAGEPLIDLESGGSLVSNYKAHRVGDIITILIVEESTANATAKTDANNKSEVKGGPGLGFLDVLTNWGINSENKYTGDGRTQRTGNLNAEITARVVEVMHNGDYRLAGTRMVDINGERQLIEISGICRGRDIRPDNTIYSTYIADARIAYNGTGVVNAASEPGVITKLVNWLF, encoded by the coding sequence ATGCGCATGAGCAAGTACGGGTGGTTGATCGCGCTGGCCGCGCTGGCGCTGGCCGCGCTTTGCGCAGCCGGTGAGCCCTTGATCGACCTGGAGAGCGGCGGTTCCCTGGTCTCGAACTACAAGGCCCATCGCGTCGGCGACATCATCACGATCCTGATCGTCGAGGAGTCCACGGCCAACGCCACGGCCAAGACCGACGCCAACAACAAGTCCGAGGTGAAAGGCGGTCCGGGGCTCGGCTTCCTGGACGTCCTCACCAACTGGGGCATCAACTCGGAGAACAAGTACACAGGGGACGGCCGCACCCAGCGCACCGGCAACCTGAACGCCGAGATCACCGCGCGGGTCGTCGAGGTCATGCACAACGGCGATTACCGCCTGGCCGGCACGCGCATGGTCGACATCAACGGCGAGCGCCAGCTGATCGAGATCAGCGGCATCTGCCGTGGCCGCGACATCCGCCCCGACAACACCATCTATTCGACCTACATCGCCGACGCCCGCATCGCCTACAACGGCACGGGCGTGGTGAACGCCGCCAGCGAACCTGGCGTGATCACGAAGCTGGTCAACTGGCTGTTCTAG
- a CDS encoding flagellar basal body P-ring protein FlgI: MRQLAIRTTVTILLLLQAGVAAAGQSSRIKDLATLAGAEREPLLGYGLVVGLNGTGDGQSAAFTTNSLVAMLERLDVTVDPSLIKLKNVAAVLLTASAEPGMSPGARIDVTVSSLGDASSLEGGMLIMSPLKGADGRAYAIAQGPVSIGGFNVAGGANNSFRKNHATVGLIPNGAKIEVPLPGGFYSDGRMAWLLHNPDFATAQRVSDAINLVFGGSTARAVSSQRVDVNVPVSFHEQPVDFIARMGELAAVSDQAARVVINERTGTIIVGEGVVLKEAAVAHGNLKVVIKTSYDVSQPNSFNESGRTVVTPSVITDVQEKEASVIHVPSTGTVADVVAVLNEVGASPRDIIAILQALKQAGALQAELIIM, translated from the coding sequence ATGAGGCAGCTGGCAATTCGCACGACGGTAACGATACTCCTGCTGCTCCAGGCGGGCGTCGCCGCGGCCGGACAATCCTCCCGCATCAAGGATCTGGCCACCCTGGCCGGCGCCGAGCGCGAACCGCTGCTGGGCTACGGCCTGGTGGTGGGGCTGAACGGCACCGGCGACGGCCAGAGCGCGGCCTTCACCACCAACTCCCTCGTCGCCATGCTGGAGCGGCTGGACGTGACCGTCGATCCCTCTCTGATCAAGCTCAAGAACGTGGCGGCGGTGCTGTTGACGGCCAGCGCGGAGCCGGGCATGTCCCCGGGCGCGCGCATCGACGTGACGGTCTCGTCCCTGGGCGACGCCTCCAGCCTCGAAGGGGGCATGCTCATCATGAGCCCCCTGAAGGGGGCCGACGGGCGCGCCTATGCGATCGCCCAGGGTCCCGTATCGATCGGCGGCTTCAACGTCGCGGGCGGCGCCAACAATTCCTTCCGCAAGAACCACGCGACGGTGGGGCTGATACCCAACGGCGCCAAGATCGAGGTCCCCCTGCCCGGCGGCTTCTACAGCGACGGCCGGATGGCGTGGCTGCTCCACAACCCCGATTTCGCCACCGCGCAGCGGGTCTCTGACGCCATCAACCTCGTCTTCGGCGGCAGCACCGCACGCGCGGTCAGCTCCCAGCGCGTGGACGTGAACGTACCCGTCTCGTTCCACGAGCAGCCGGTAGACTTCATCGCCCGCATGGGAGAACTGGCGGCCGTCAGCGACCAGGCGGCGCGCGTCGTCATCAACGAGCGGACCGGCACGATCATCGTGGGCGAGGGCGTCGTCCTGAAGGAAGCGGCGGTGGCCCACGGCAATCTGAAGGTCGTGATCAAGACCAGCTACGACGTCTCGCAGCCGAACTCCTTCAACGAGAGCGGACGCACGGTGGTCACGCCCTCGGTCATCACGGATGTCCAGGAGAAGGAGGCGTCGGTGATCCACGTGCCGAGCACCGGCACCGTGGCGGACGTCGTGGCCGTGCTGAACGAGGTGGGGGCTAGCCCCCGCGACATCATCGCCATCCTGCAGGCCCTCAAGCAAGCGGGCGCCCTGCAGGCCGAACTGATCATCATGTAG
- a CDS encoding transglycosylase SLT domain-containing protein, protein MELSGQIRNEPAHPAGAPRQPSEGELKLRAAAEQFESLFVQTLMKAMRQTVPQSELTKSGEIDTYRQMLDEAMAERIGSGGGLGIAEKITRQYLPHVNGEGPPDTRGSPGMAPLPASRGGAATPAEMRTLTPGAARRPATALNRALAAYAEAGGARPSFGSRAAYLGGAAADTVQRWGDRIETSARANDLAPELLLAVIVQESAGRADAVSPRGATGLMQLMPGTAHEVGVADPLDPGQNIEGGARYLAKLRERFAGDLELVLAAYNAGPGIVTRTGNAVPPFPETREYVRKVSALYGDLDGSSTLGFSP, encoded by the coding sequence GTGGAGCTGTCAGGTCAGATCCGCAACGAGCCGGCGCACCCCGCGGGCGCGCCGCGACAGCCGTCGGAAGGGGAGCTCAAGCTGCGGGCCGCGGCCGAGCAGTTCGAGTCCCTGTTCGTCCAGACGCTCATGAAGGCCATGCGACAGACGGTTCCGCAGTCCGAACTGACCAAGAGCGGCGAGATCGATACCTACCGCCAGATGCTCGACGAGGCCATGGCCGAGCGGATCGGCAGCGGCGGCGGCTTGGGCATCGCGGAGAAGATCACACGGCAGTACCTGCCCCATGTGAACGGGGAGGGGCCCCCGGACACCAGAGGCTCGCCGGGCATGGCGCCGCTGCCCGCCTCGCGGGGCGGCGCAGCGACGCCCGCGGAGATGAGGACCCTGACGCCGGGCGCCGCGCGCCGGCCGGCGACCGCGCTGAACAGGGCTCTCGCGGCCTACGCGGAAGCCGGTGGCGCGCGTCCGAGCTTCGGATCCAGGGCGGCCTACCTGGGCGGGGCCGCCGCGGATACGGTCCAGCGCTGGGGCGACCGGATCGAAACGTCGGCCCGGGCGAACGATCTGGCGCCCGAATTGCTGCTGGCGGTCATCGTCCAGGAGTCGGCCGGTCGCGCGGATGCGGTTTCCCCGCGGGGCGCCACCGGTCTGATGCAGCTGATGCCCGGGACCGCGCACGAGGTCGGCGTGGCCGATCCCCTGGATCCCGGCCAGAACATCGAGGGCGGCGCGCGTTACCTGGCGAAGCTGCGGGAGCGCTTCGCCGGCGACCTCGAACTCGTGCTGGCGGCTTACAACGCCGGTCCCGGCATCGTGACCCGAACCGGCAACGCCGTCCCGCCCTTCCCGGAGACGAGGGAATACGTCCGGAAGGTGAGCGCCCTGTACGGTGACCTGGACGGTTCGTCGACGCTCGGGTTCAGTCCCTGA
- a CDS encoding flagellar protein FlgN, which yields MSNRKPPGLEPAEASSLQALLAEEEGAYRRLLRLAVRQNRYLRQQDLVRLEANAAEWRRFLPRAETARASRESYLVGLGERHDIGRSWLSMSRLARNTRGDHGRDLRDGLRVWEETTGELMRQNSLNGMLARFCLGLVDEETAILCRGMTGRDGCYDARGGERKGACAGVIIRKA from the coding sequence ATGAGCAACCGAAAGCCGCCGGGACTCGAGCCCGCTGAGGCGAGCTCCCTCCAGGCCCTGCTCGCCGAGGAGGAGGGGGCCTACCGCCGTCTGCTCAGGCTGGCGGTGCGCCAGAACCGCTATCTGCGCCAGCAGGACCTCGTTCGGCTCGAAGCGAACGCCGCGGAATGGCGCCGGTTCCTGCCGCGCGCAGAGACGGCGCGCGCGTCGCGCGAGAGCTACCTGGTCGGGCTCGGCGAGCGGCACGATATCGGCCGGAGCTGGCTGAGCATGAGTCGGCTGGCCCGGAACACCCGGGGCGATCACGGCCGCGATCTGCGCGACGGTCTGCGCGTCTGGGAGGAGACGACCGGCGAATTGATGCGCCAGAACTCGCTGAACGGCATGCTCGCGCGATTCTGCCTCGGTCTGGTGGACGAGGAGACGGCGATCCTGTGCCGCGGCATGACCGGCCGGGACGGTTGCTACGACGCGCGCGGAGGCGAACGGAAGGGCGCCTGCGCGGGTGTCATCATACGCAAGGCCTGA
- the flgK gene encoding flagellar hook-associated protein FlgK — translation MGLSSIMHIGLTGMFAAGASMQTASHNIANASTPGFSRQRAITGSGRGVNMGFGVLGSGTQVLDIRRQTDQFLVGRLNDQTSLLTQYETADMTLGSVEAIFGSVGNNHLGDAISEFFNAWSSLATPPHTDALRLDVLGSAERLALDLQAMSDALEDLANDLDEQISARVGDLNMMLSAVADLNRQILLGESAQTSANDLRDQRDIVLAQIASLARTDVIEREDGTVDVIISGRTLLTRDHVQHLDVTRQESTDGRPGGARVTVHGGRYDLELPPGELLGLQRAREEQVVHNREQLDELARTLIDRVNELHVQGRSDGGRGMVFFTGGSAADIAINTALTENPAYIATSRSNLPGDSDIAAEIAALGQSGTDVAAGRSMTELFTALVVGIASDSAASRYRVDGQQQMVNTLASRLESIRGVSLDEEAANIALYQNAYQANARVIAAVQDMFESVLTMV, via the coding sequence ATGGGTCTATCCAGCATTATGCACATCGGCCTGACCGGCATGTTCGCCGCGGGTGCGTCCATGCAGACGGCCAGCCACAACATCGCGAACGCCAGCACGCCTGGCTTCTCGCGCCAGCGTGCCATCACGGGCAGCGGGCGCGGCGTGAACATGGGATTCGGCGTGCTGGGCAGCGGCACGCAGGTGTTGGACATCCGCCGCCAGACTGACCAGTTCCTCGTCGGCAGGCTGAACGACCAGACGTCGCTGCTCACCCAGTACGAGACCGCGGACATGACCCTGGGCAGCGTGGAGGCGATCTTCGGTTCGGTGGGAAACAACCACCTCGGCGACGCCATCTCCGAGTTCTTCAACGCCTGGAGCAGCCTGGCCACGCCCCCGCACACGGACGCCCTCCGGCTGGACGTACTGGGCAGCGCGGAGCGCCTGGCCCTCGATCTGCAGGCCATGTCCGACGCGCTGGAGGACCTGGCGAACGATCTGGACGAGCAGATATCGGCGCGCGTGGGCGACCTGAACATGATGCTGTCGGCCGTGGCGGACCTGAACCGGCAGATCCTGCTCGGCGAGTCCGCGCAGACCTCGGCGAACGATCTGCGCGATCAGCGGGACATCGTCCTCGCCCAGATCGCGAGCCTGGCCCGCACTGACGTCATCGAGCGCGAGGACGGCACCGTGGACGTGATCATCTCCGGCCGGACGCTGCTCACGCGCGACCACGTCCAGCACCTCGATGTGACGCGCCAGGAAAGCACGGACGGCAGGCCGGGCGGCGCCCGGGTCACCGTGCACGGCGGTCGTTACGATCTGGAGCTGCCCCCGGGCGAACTGCTCGGGCTGCAGCGCGCTCGCGAGGAGCAGGTGGTGCACAACCGGGAGCAGCTGGACGAGCTGGCCCGCACCCTGATCGATCGGGTCAACGAGCTCCATGTCCAGGGGCGCAGCGACGGCGGACGGGGCATGGTCTTCTTCACCGGCGGATCCGCCGCCGACATCGCCATCAACACGGCCTTGACCGAGAACCCGGCGTACATCGCCACCTCGCGCTCGAATCTGCCCGGCGACTCGGACATCGCCGCGGAGATCGCCGCGCTGGGCCAATCCGGCACCGACGTCGCCGCTGGCCGGAGCATGACGGAGCTGTTCACCGCCCTGGTGGTCGGGATCGCCTCGGATAGCGCCGCCAGCCGCTACCGGGTCGACGGTCAGCAGCAGATGGTCAACACGCTGGCTTCGCGGCTGGAGAGCATACGCGGCGTCAGTCTGGACGAGGAAGCAGCGAAC